A genome region from Gossypium hirsutum isolate 1008001.06 chromosome A04, Gossypium_hirsutum_v2.1, whole genome shotgun sequence includes the following:
- the LOC107948055 gene encoding protein PSK SIMULATOR 1 has product MAWPTAETEQVDKVSHGCTMFRHEKPGSPTLQILAFETARNMSRLVALYKSLTDEEFLKLRNGPMRSPGVAFLNSTDETYLLSLVCQEKLEDLNQIASIVSRLAKNCNGEELNKFETAFRNMKQGAVDVRNLDFNSRHVRKIIEKMEEYASATSLLHSSLVALNDLESSEKKIQRLKANDCPEIPSDKTNLDLYNDKISFQRKQVRYFRQVSLWSKTFDKCVGLMARIVCTVYARICVVFGPFVPGLVCTMFTITTKNYFRRLQVSRSKAFHMKVYPEAEYCLFVKEENHMRKASKSGHSRFKRGPTTRFPSSELSPEAKGLGFLLSGVTATKNNVEVNTRRNQRLIQSAPANSVGAAGLALRYANLITMAETYFYSTAIITDDARQLMFEMLPVHMKRKLRVKQRKHWYKEAKEREEQGLAEGWKEALEEIIEWLAPVAHDTLRWQQGRNLEQQKLNAMPSVLLFQTLHFSELEKTEAAIVQVLIGLSCIYRYENRRKMNGVGYKEPNVTS; this is encoded by the coding sequence ATGGCGTGGCCCACAGCAGAGACGGAGCAGGTGGACAAAGTTAGCCATGGCTGCACTATGTTCCGTCACGAAAAGCCTGGTTCTCCAACGCTTCAAATCTTGGCCTTCGAAACAGCCAGAAACATGTCCCGTCTTGTTGCCTTGTACAAGTCTTTGACCGACGAGGAATTCTTAAAACTACGGAACGGTCCCATGAGATCCCCTGGCGTTGCGTTCTTGAACTCCACGGATGAAACCTATCTCCTTAGCCTCGTCTGCCAAGAGAAGCTCGAGGATCTCAATCAGATTGCCTCCATTGTTTCACGTTTGGCTAAGAATTGCAACGGTGAAGAACTCAACAAGTTCGAAACCGCTTTCCGGAACATGAAACAGGGAGCCGTTGATGTCCGCAACCTTGATTTTAACTCCAGACATGTTCGTAAAATCATTGAGAAGATGGAGGAATACGCGAGCGCCACGTCTTTGCTGCACTCCTCTTTGGTAGCCCTCAATGACTTAGAGTCATCGGAGAAAAAAATACAGAGATTGAAGGCAAACGATTGTCCCGAAATTCCGTCGGACAAGACCAACCTGGACTTGTACAACGACAAAATCTCTTTCCAAAGAAAACAGGTTCGATATTTCAGACAAGTTTCCCTTTGGAGCAAAACATTCGATAAGTGCGTTGGGTTAATGGCTCGTATCGTTTGCACCGTTTACGCCCGAATATGCGTCGTTTTTGGACCCTTTGTTCCAGGCCTCGTTTGCACCATGTTCACCATCACCACCAAAAATTACTTTAGGCGCCTCCAGGTTTCGCGCTCGAAAGCTTTCCACATGAAGGTTTATCCAGAGGCGGAATATTGCCTCTTTGTAAAAGAAGAAAATCACATGAGAAAGGCCTCCAAGTCGGGTCATTCCAGGTTCAAACGAGGTCCTACCACCCGTTTCCCCAGCAGCGAACTATCACCTGAAGCTAAAGGCTTGGGGTTCCTGCTTTCTGGTGTCACCGCCACTAAAAACAACGTTGAGGTAAATACTAGAAGAAACCAAAGGTTGATACAATCGGCTCCGGCGAACAGTGTAGGGGCAGCAGGGCTTGCCTTGCGTTACGCAAACCTAATCACCATGGCAGAGACCTACTTTTACTCGACGGCAATCATCACCGACGATGCACGCCAGCTCATGTTCGAGATGTTACCAGTACACATGAAACGAAAACTGAGAGTGAAGCAGAGAAAACATTGGTACAAGGAAGCTAAGGAGCGTGAGGAGCAGGGTTTGGCAGAAGGGTGGAAAGAGGCCTTGGAGGAAATAATAGAGTGGCTGGCTCCAGTGGCGCATGATACACTAAGGTGGCAGCAGGGTAGGAACTTGGAGCAACAAAAATTGAATGCAATGCCGAGTGTCCTATTGTTCCAAACGCTGCATTTCTCAGAGTTGGAGAAAACGGAGGCTGCAATCGTGCAGGTGTTGATAGGATTGAGTTGTATATATAGATACGAGAATCGGCGGAAGATGAATGGGGTTGGCTATAAGGAACCCAACGTTACATCATGA